The following proteins are co-located in the Alcaligenes faecalis genome:
- a CDS encoding glycerate kinase, with protein sequence MKIEPQDLLSKMFQAAVNAAQPEHCIPPYLPEAPKGRTIVIGAGKASAAMAQALERHWDKGPISGVVVTRYGYGVPCDHIKILEASHPVPDQAGEDAAREILRTVNDLNEDDLVICLISGGGSSLLPLAGEGITLADKQAINKALLKSGASIGEMNTVRRHLSAIKGGRLAAACAPARVLNLLISDVPGDKPMDIASGPTVADPTTCAQALEIITRYGIDIPAAARALLESGDGETIKPDDPRLAHVTTHLVATPQLALQAAARVAQACGVRPVLLGDSIEGEARDVGKVMAGIALSVAQHEQPAQAPCVLLSGGETTVTLRGQGRGGRNVEFLLSTAIALNGAPGIYGLAGDTDGVDGQEEIAGAFCGPDTLERAWQQGIRPRSSLDNNDGHGFFEALDDALVTGPTLTNVNDFRAILVLPPSD encoded by the coding sequence ATGAAGATCGAGCCACAAGACTTACTCAGCAAAATGTTTCAAGCTGCCGTCAACGCGGCTCAGCCTGAGCATTGCATTCCCCCTTATTTGCCCGAGGCTCCCAAAGGCCGCACCATTGTGATCGGTGCAGGCAAGGCATCGGCAGCAATGGCCCAGGCCCTAGAGCGCCACTGGGACAAAGGCCCCATCAGCGGCGTGGTCGTCACCCGCTATGGCTACGGCGTGCCTTGTGATCACATCAAGATTCTGGAAGCGTCCCACCCTGTGCCCGACCAGGCCGGCGAAGACGCGGCTCGCGAAATTTTGCGCACGGTCAACGATCTGAACGAGGACGATCTGGTGATTTGTCTGATTTCCGGTGGCGGCTCGTCTCTGCTGCCCTTGGCCGGAGAAGGCATCACCCTGGCCGACAAACAAGCCATCAATAAGGCGCTGCTGAAATCGGGTGCCTCGATTGGTGAGATGAACACGGTGCGTCGTCACCTGTCTGCCATCAAAGGTGGCCGTCTGGCAGCGGCTTGCGCCCCTGCCCGTGTCCTGAACCTGCTGATTTCCGATGTTCCCGGCGACAAGCCCATGGACATCGCTTCTGGCCCCACGGTGGCCGATCCCACCACGTGTGCACAAGCTCTGGAAATCATCACCCGCTACGGCATCGACATTCCTGCCGCAGCCCGTGCCCTGCTGGAGAGCGGCGATGGCGAAACCATCAAACCCGATGATCCACGCCTGGCTCATGTCACTACCCATCTGGTCGCCACACCCCAACTGGCCCTGCAAGCTGCTGCTCGTGTCGCCCAAGCCTGTGGCGTGCGTCCTGTCCTGCTGGGCGACAGCATCGAAGGCGAAGCCCGCGATGTCGGCAAAGTCATGGCCGGTATCGCCTTGAGCGTGGCCCAGCATGAGCAGCCCGCCCAGGCTCCCTGCGTGCTGCTCTCGGGCGGGGAAACCACTGTAACCTTACGCGGCCAGGGCCGAGGAGGTCGCAATGTGGAGTTTCTGCTGTCCACTGCCATTGCCTTGAACGGGGCACCCGGTATCTACGGTTTGGCAGGCGATACCGACGGTGTGGATGGCCAGGAAGAAATTGCCGGAGCCTTCTGCGGTCCGGACACATTGGAGCGTGCCTGGCAACAAGGTATACGCCCAAGGTCCAGTCTGGACAATAATGATGGTCATGGCTTCTTTGAAGCCTTGGATGACGCTTTGGTTACGGGTCCTACCCTGACCAACGTCAACGATTTCCGTGCCATTTTGGTTTTACCCCCTAGCGATTAA